The following are encoded in a window of Maridesulfovibrio ferrireducens genomic DNA:
- the rsmH gene encoding 16S rRNA (cytosine(1402)-N(4))-methyltransferase RsmH — protein METKNTTPEKVHTSVLLKEVIDWIAPKPGGLYLDGTLGMGGHSSAILEAAGEGAQLIGLDRDEQALDLAEVRLAPFEDRAHRFHLAFSKFEEALNEMGWEKIDGVILDLGVSSLHLDRAERGFSFAKDGPLDMRMDPSGGMPPASSIVNKASYSDLVRIIKMYGEEPLGSKIASAIIKAREIKKITTTLELAAIVSKTYPAKRRALSRTHPATRTFQGLRIAVNSELEELKKFLHRIPERLNPGARVAVISFHSLEDRIVKRSFRDESKECDCLPMQPVCTCGNKQRMNVLTKKPILPTEEEMEVNPRSRSAKLRVAERSQEKK, from the coding sequence ATGGAAACAAAGAATACGACCCCTGAAAAGGTTCACACCTCTGTTCTACTTAAAGAAGTCATTGACTGGATCGCCCCTAAACCCGGAGGTCTGTATCTTGATGGAACTTTAGGTATGGGCGGACATTCCAGTGCTATTCTGGAAGCTGCCGGCGAAGGCGCTCAATTGATAGGACTGGATAGAGATGAACAGGCTCTTGATCTTGCAGAAGTGAGACTGGCTCCTTTCGAAGACAGGGCTCACCGGTTTCATTTGGCCTTCAGCAAATTTGAAGAAGCTCTTAATGAAATGGGCTGGGAAAAAATTGATGGAGTAATTCTGGATCTAGGAGTTTCATCTTTGCACCTTGACCGGGCTGAAAGAGGTTTCAGCTTTGCTAAAGACGGTCCGCTGGACATGCGAATGGACCCTTCAGGAGGAATGCCTCCTGCTTCAAGTATTGTAAATAAAGCATCTTATTCCGATCTTGTCAGAATAATTAAAATGTACGGAGAAGAACCTCTGGGTTCAAAGATCGCAAGCGCTATCATTAAGGCAAGAGAAATAAAAAAGATAACAACCACTCTGGAACTGGCTGCTATTGTTTCTAAAACTTACCCAGCCAAGCGGCGGGCTTTATCCAGAACACATCCGGCAACAAGAACATTTCAGGGTTTACGCATTGCAGTCAATTCAGAGCTTGAAGAGCTTAAAAAATTTCTGCACAGAATCCCCGAAAGACTCAATCCCGGAGCTAGAGTCGCGGTTATATCCTTCCATTCACTGGAAGACAGAATAGTTAAAAGATCTTTTAGAGATGAATCCAAAGAATGTGACTGTCTGCCAATGCAGCCGGTATGCACGTGTGGAAACAAACAAAGAATGAACGTGCTGACAAAAAAACCTATTCTGCCCACAGAAGAGGAAATGGAAGTCAATCCACGTAGCCGAAGCGCAAAACTCCGAGTGGCTGAAAGGTCACAGGAAAAAAAGTGA
- a CDS encoding penicillin-binding transpeptidase domain-containing protein: MAKRKKENLKSSKNKMLFVMVLFALLWTGLLGRAAWLQLYKGADLSRLALRQHLAAELERGERGSIFDRNGNLLATSVEASSLYIRPVNVKDVGRTVTKLSKILGISRSKLKKSLSKKSNFIWIKRQLDDRAANKIKKAKLPGVYLTTEFVRLYPYNHLAGQLLGFAGIDGKGLEGLEKEFNDRLAGRKAQFVVQRDASGRRLYLDEMGREVDIRGKDIHLTIDSHLQSVAENTLVETIKKYDAKWGTAIVVEVATGEILALANCPRFNPNIFRTSSPKTWRNRAAIDVVEPGSTMKPFLIAAALKHGVITPEKLIDCEGGRWNLNGKYIKDTHKYGWLPAHKVLRYSSNIGSAKIGLELGAQNYHKFLIDVGFGRKTGLPLPGDRVGSIRPAADWNEIDLAAGSFGQGIGVTALQMAKAFLCVANKGIAKPLRLVQLPRSEEDEAPKRIFSADVAEKVLSMMREVVQEDGTGRRARISGTTVAGKSGTAQKAGKGGYGDQYMASFVGMVPGYNPEYIVVVLVDSPTVNHYGGTVAAPVVKTIMTEALAYYGKLPEKQNSLPVMAAKMETSSEMPKKAVRLNSTLKAVSGETVPDVKGMPIRRAVEIMVKKGFIPKLKGQGMTIIKQVPPAGDKWPEEKNAEIVLWLS, encoded by the coding sequence GTGGCAAAAAGGAAAAAAGAAAACCTGAAGTCGAGCAAAAATAAAATGCTCTTCGTCATGGTTCTTTTCGCCCTTTTGTGGACAGGGCTACTTGGTAGAGCCGCATGGTTGCAGCTTTATAAAGGCGCTGATCTTTCACGACTTGCACTGCGCCAACATCTTGCGGCGGAACTTGAACGCGGAGAACGCGGTTCCATTTTTGACCGAAACGGTAATTTACTTGCAACAAGTGTTGAAGCTTCATCGCTTTATATACGCCCTGTAAATGTCAAAGACGTTGGAAGGACTGTAACTAAGCTTTCAAAGATCCTTGGAATATCAAGGTCTAAACTTAAAAAAAGTCTTTCCAAGAAATCGAATTTCATCTGGATTAAAAGGCAGCTCGACGATAGAGCCGCCAATAAGATAAAAAAGGCAAAATTGCCTGGAGTTTACCTGACAACGGAATTTGTCAGGCTGTATCCCTACAACCATCTGGCAGGACAACTGCTCGGATTCGCAGGGATTGACGGAAAAGGTCTTGAAGGTCTCGAAAAAGAATTTAATGACCGCCTTGCAGGACGCAAAGCACAATTCGTGGTTCAAAGGGACGCATCAGGACGCAGGCTCTATCTTGATGAGATGGGTCGTGAAGTTGATATCAGAGGCAAAGACATTCACCTGACTATTGATTCGCATCTGCAATCAGTGGCTGAAAATACTCTGGTTGAAACTATAAAAAAATACGATGCGAAATGGGGTACGGCAATTGTTGTGGAAGTTGCGACAGGAGAAATCCTCGCACTGGCCAACTGTCCGAGATTCAACCCGAATATTTTCCGCACCAGCTCTCCTAAGACATGGAGAAACCGTGCGGCGATTGACGTGGTCGAGCCGGGTTCTACAATGAAACCCTTCTTGATCGCCGCCGCTTTAAAACATGGAGTAATAACTCCTGAAAAACTCATCGACTGCGAAGGCGGAAGATGGAACCTGAACGGAAAGTACATAAAAGATACGCATAAATATGGCTGGCTGCCGGCTCATAAGGTGCTCAGATATTCCAGCAATATCGGCTCAGCAAAAATCGGACTTGAACTTGGTGCTCAAAATTATCACAAGTTTCTGATCGACGTTGGATTCGGTAGAAAAACAGGTTTGCCTCTACCCGGTGACCGGGTCGGTTCAATCCGCCCTGCCGCAGACTGGAACGAAATTGATCTTGCAGCGGGATCATTTGGACAAGGCATAGGGGTCACGGCTCTACAAATGGCGAAAGCCTTTTTATGTGTTGCCAACAAAGGAATTGCGAAACCTTTGAGATTGGTGCAATTGCCCCGGTCCGAAGAAGACGAAGCACCTAAAAGAATTTTCAGTGCAGACGTAGCAGAAAAAGTTCTCTCCATGATGCGTGAGGTTGTTCAGGAAGATGGGACTGGAAGACGCGCCAGAATCAGCGGAACAACCGTTGCTGGTAAATCCGGAACGGCGCAAAAAGCAGGCAAAGGCGGATACGGCGATCAATATATGGCCTCTTTTGTCGGCATGGTTCCGGGATACAACCCCGAATATATCGTGGTTGTACTAGTCGACAGCCCGACTGTGAATCATTACGGCGGAACAGTTGCCGCGCCTGTAGTTAAAACAATCATGACCGAGGCTCTTGCCTACTACGGCAAGTTGCCGGAAAAGCAGAACTCGCTTCCGGTCATGGCGGCAAAGATGGAAACATCTTCTGAAATGCCCAAAAAAGCGGTGAGGTTAAACTCAACGCTTAAAGCTGTTTCCGGAGAAACAGTACCTGATGTAAAAGGAATGCCCATTCGCAGGGCTGTTGAAATAATGGTGAAGAAAGGATTCATTCCCAAACTGAAAGGTCAGGGAATGACAATAATCAAACAGGTTCCCCCCGCAGGCGATAAATGGCCTGAGGAAAAGAACGCAGAAATCGTTCTCTGGTTATCTTAA
- a CDS encoding HD-GYP domain-containing protein, with protein MNAKGKMSVPEGLNEEFYQITADILQSFNKFRPPLDIFLFKEDIGRIASYYKVGERLSKERIEELSGLVQEGLIFVSRADHAVYVKHIAYQLDLVLIDRNLKESEIADIFIEALTMRMTEFFDQPIAAVLEKLWSDLMVLTEYLWDDVHRIKALAKRLHKEHSLAKHSVNSGVLGLAIFIRIKADSFVKKEITRNHFNRLTAGMFLHDLGMTKIPAFIREKPKPLTTDERNKIDKHPLIGYEMLSKLDLKYKEIEACVIEHHERLNGKGYPQKKSGKEITQLGRICAAVDSYCSMITIRPYTEAIEPVKAASMISQDAKYDPEVTKYIQAWALTVKK; from the coding sequence ATGAATGCGAAAGGTAAAATGTCAGTTCCTGAGGGGTTGAATGAGGAATTTTATCAGATAACTGCTGATATTCTTCAAAGTTTTAACAAGTTCAGACCACCTTTGGATATTTTTCTTTTTAAAGAGGATATCGGCCGTATAGCTTCGTACTATAAAGTCGGAGAGAGACTCAGCAAAGAACGCATCGAAGAGCTTTCAGGCTTGGTTCAGGAGGGATTGATATTTGTATCCCGTGCTGATCATGCTGTTTATGTAAAGCATATAGCTTATCAGCTTGATTTGGTTCTTATTGATCGTAATCTTAAAGAAAGCGAAATAGCTGATATTTTTATTGAAGCGTTAACAATGCGTATGACGGAATTTTTTGATCAGCCGATTGCGGCTGTCTTAGAAAAACTGTGGTCCGATTTGATGGTGCTCACAGAGTATCTCTGGGATGACGTACATAGAATCAAAGCTTTGGCAAAACGTCTCCACAAGGAACACTCTCTGGCTAAACACAGTGTTAACAGCGGAGTTCTCGGGCTTGCAATATTCATCAGAATAAAAGCAGATTCGTTTGTTAAAAAAGAGATTACCCGGAATCATTTTAACAGACTTACAGCCGGCATGTTTCTTCATGATCTTGGAATGACTAAAATACCTGCTTTCATTCGTGAAAAACCGAAACCGTTGACCACGGATGAACGTAACAAAATAGATAAGCACCCTTTGATCGGTTATGAAATGTTGAGTAAGTTGGATCTTAAATATAAAGAAATTGAAGCTTGTGTAATTGAACATCATGAGCGCTTGAATGGAAAAGGATATCCTCAGAAAAAATCAGGGAAAGAGATAACTCAGCTTGGCAGAATTTGCGCTGCGGTGGATTCTTATTGTTCCATGATTACCATCAGGCCTTATACAGAGGCTATTGAGCCGGTTAAAGCTGCCTCGATGATTTCTCAGGATGCCAAATATGATCCTGAAGTCACTAAGTACATTCAAGCATGGGCTTTGACTGTAAAAAAGTAA
- a CDS encoding CBS domain-containing protein, whose translation MLLRKRAWDMMREDFATIDESASLAETIRLLRDSMKTAPDNNIVVVKTKKGSLRGVASIWTMLKAVEDKVLKDEDLRLNEDTDWDRAFKRAGTACCHSTLDDHIETDIPILKPTDPMLVVLEIFRKKHRSWALVQEGGSIIGVVLISDVYRELTRDLVTQF comes from the coding sequence ATGCTGCTGAGAAAAAGAGCCTGGGACATGATGCGCGAAGATTTTGCTACTATTGATGAATCAGCAAGTCTTGCCGAAACAATAAGGCTTCTCCGGGACAGTATGAAAACTGCCCCTGATAATAATATCGTCGTGGTAAAAACTAAAAAGGGTTCTCTTCGAGGAGTTGCATCCATATGGACCATGCTCAAGGCTGTGGAAGATAAAGTCCTCAAAGATGAAGATCTGCGCCTGAATGAAGACACAGACTGGGACCGAGCATTCAAAAGAGCTGGAACAGCCTGCTGTCACAGCACACTTGATGATCACATTGAAACAGATATCCCCATCCTTAAACCGACAGACCCTATGCTTGTTGTGCTGGAAATATTCCGCAAAAAACATCGCTCATGGGCATTGGTGCAGGAAGGCGGAAGCATAATAGGTGTCGTCCTGATAAGTGACGTATACCGTGAATTAACTCGAGATCTAGTCACACAGTTTTAA
- the mraZ gene encoding division/cell wall cluster transcriptional repressor MraZ produces MKFRSHAHRSMDAKGRLMLTPEFRDQIYSDSAEGLVTLTIFEGNIVGFTPPDWAILEENLAKIKNPSRSLRNFIRIIISGSEEVHLDKQGRITIPSHLRKSGKLDKEIVLAGVGDRFEVWDKRAFEALLEQDFDDVSEELSQSGVELPF; encoded by the coding sequence ATGAAATTTAGAAGTCACGCTCATCGAAGCATGGATGCCAAAGGCAGACTGATGCTTACACCGGAATTCCGGGATCAGATTTACTCTGATTCTGCGGAAGGTCTCGTGACTTTAACTATTTTTGAAGGAAACATCGTCGGTTTCACTCCTCCTGACTGGGCTATTCTTGAAGAAAACCTTGCTAAAATCAAGAATCCAAGCCGAAGTCTGAGAAATTTCATCCGTATTATCATTTCCGGTTCTGAAGAAGTTCACCTTGATAAACAAGGTCGAATCACCATCCCCTCCCATTTGCGTAAAAGCGGTAAGCTGGACAAGGAAATTGTTCTGGCTGGAGTCGGCGACAGGTTTGAAGTCTGGGACAAAAGAGCTTTTGAAGCTCTGCTTGAACAGGATTTCGACGACGTTTCCGAGGAATTATCTCAGAGCGGAGTAGAGCTTCCGTTCTAG